Part of the Bacillus cereus group sp. RP43 genome is shown below.
CGACAAGCTGGATTATCTCATAAAGCATCAACAAATATTGGATTAACAATCGTTTCAAGGGGAGAATTCTCAATCATTATGGCTAATATCGGTATCGCGGGTGGTTTAATGTCGGTATTGAAACCATTCTCAGCACTATATGTGCTTATACTGTCTATTTTAGGTCCGCTTCTAACGAAAGAGTCAAAGAATGTATATAAATTTTTAAATAAAATCTTTAAGTGGGATACGAAGGCAAACTAAATTTTTAAAAATAAAAGTACAAGATATTTACCGCTTGTACTTTTATTTTTTGCAATGAAAACAGTAAAGAGAGGTAAATGATGTTAGGAGAGTTGATTCATTCAGTTTTAGTTTTTCTAGAAGGACTTGGTTATTGGGGAATTATGCTTGGATTGATGTTAGAGGTTATTCCAAGTGAAATCGTATTGTCTTATGCAGGCTATTTAGTATCAACAGGAAGCATTACATTTTGGGGTGCTGTTGCGTTCGGTACGATTGGCGGTGTAATCGCACAGCTATTTATTTATTGGATCGGTCGATACGGAGGAAGACCTGTTCTTGAGCGATATGGAAAATATATTTTGATTCAGAAGAAACATATTGATTATGCGGAAGCGTGGTTTAATCGTTATGGAACTGGTGTTATCTTTACCGCACGTTTTATTCCCGTTGTGCGTCATGCTATTTCGATACCAGCAGGTATTGCGAAAATGTCACATGCTAAGTTTATTACGCTAACTACATTAGCTGTTATTCCATGGTCAATTGTATTTGTATATTTAGGCTTTAAATTAGGATCAGAGTGGGAAAGTATTAATAAAGTAGCTGGGCCATATGTGAAATATTTTGCGCTTGCTGCTATTGTTTGTGCAATTGGTTATTTTATCTTTAAAAAAATGATGAAAAAAAAGTGATTACGGAAAAAGAATCTATGCTGACATAGATTCTTTTTTATTGTCATTTTTTAAAGGGTGAAAGGGTATGTTTAATATTTTACATATTGTGGCATACATATAGGAAAAGGGAATTTGGAAAGGAGATTATAGAGAAATGGAACTCCAGTTTCAAAATGTATATCAACAAGTTGAGAATTGGTATGTGTTGGATTCGGAGCTTCCTTGGGATGTCAAAAAGTTAAGAAATGATTTGTTTTCTCTTATTGAAGTAAGTGCAACGCCAGTTATTTTTTGTGATACGTGTGATGCGAATCATGTACTTTTATCATTAGGAGAAGAAGAAGAGGAGTTTTTATTCCCGGTAGGTGGTTTTTATCATAAAGAAAAACAATTAATTTTCGTTTGTATGTGGGAAGAGTATGAGCAAGTGCTTAAAACGCTATTGCATGAATTTAGGCATGCGATGCAGCATAAGGACGATGTACTATATGTTGGAAATGAATTATACGAAGAAAGATGGATCGAGAAAGATGCGAGGTATTTCGCGGAGAGGAAGCTAGATGAATATAAAAATAGAAATTTAATCTGAAGCATAGTGAAGAAAAATCACTGTGCTTTTATTTGTTGCTAATGAAAAATAAGTAGTTGACCTTTATTAAGTTTAGTTCTAAACTAATAGTATCAAATGGGCGAGGTGATGGAATGAAAGCAGAGGAAAGACTTGGATTACTATTATGGTTTCGTTTATCACGTTTTTATAATAGAAGTATTCGTGAGACGAATCAGCATTTGAAAAAGTGGAATGTATCTGCCGCTCAGTTTGATGTATTAGTTCAAATTGGAGGACACGATCGTTTAACGCAGCAAGAACTTGGAAATAAGTTATTTGTTACGAAAGGAAATGTTACTCAACTTTTAAATAAGATGGAGCAACTCGATTGGATTCAGCGTGAACAAGAAGGTACCACAAAATATATTTCATTAACAAAAAAGGGAAAGGTTCTATATGAAGAAATAGTCCCGCCGCAAGAAACATTTCAAGCAGAGAAATTTGATAAGTTAAATAGAGAAGAACAAAAACAATTATTAGAATTACTGAAGAAGTTGCAGTGATAAAATTAAAAATGATTATCTCGATTTCGAGATAATATGAGGTGAAGGATATGTTTAGAAAAGTTGATCATAAAAATATGGGGAGAGCAAATCACGGTTGGTTAAATACACACTTTCATTTTTCTTTTGCAAATTATTATAATCCAAACAACATGAATTTTGGAGCAGTACGTGTTATGAATGATGATTTAATAGCGGCACAAACTGGCTTTGATATGCATCCACACCGTGATATGGAGATTGTCTCTTACGTTATAGATGGTGAATTAACACATGAAGATAGTATGGGGAACCGTGGGACAATTGAGCGTGGGCATGTTCAATATATGAGTGCAGGTACTGGTGTATTTCACAGTGAGCATAACTTAGGAAGTGAAACATTACGTTTATTGCAAATTTGGATTTTACCAGACCGCGATGGTCATAAACCGAACTATGGTGAGTTTAAATTTGATTGGAGTAAACGTGAAAATGAGTGGTTCCATATGGTATCTCCTTCTGATGGAGATGCACCAATTCATATTCATCAAGATGCAAATTTATATTCTTTATCATTAGAGGCTGGTAAAGAAATTCATTTCCCTGTTCAAGAAGGGCGTCAATTATACCTTGTACAAATTGAAGGTAGTAGCGTTGTAAACGATGAAACACTTGTAATGCGTGATGCAGCGGAGGTTGTAGAAGAAGATATTCGCATTCAAGCGAAAGAAAACTCTCACTATTTAGCGATTGAAATGAAAATGCAATAAAGTGAAACTTTAATCAGTGGTAGTTTTTAAGCATGTGAATAGCGAGATGAAAAGTTATAGGAAAGAGGACGTTGAAAAATGATGTCCTCTTTTTTGTGAGGTGAATTATCAGAAAAAATTTTCTCAATTTTTAAAAACAGGTATCGGGAAGATTATTCAGAATATTTATAAAGGTGTTAAAAACTTTTATGGGGAATGGGGAGTGTTAGATTGAAAAAGCAAGTAATTTCATCAGCATTAGCGTTAACTGTTATCGCAAGTGGGTTTGGGGCATTTGGAGCAACTACGACGAAAGCAGAAGAGCAAAAAGTCCAGTATCACCAAGAGTTTAAAACACCGGCTTACATAGGTGAAGAATGGAAAGCGCCGGAAGGACTAGATAAAAAAGAGACGGTCTTTCAATATTTAGAGAGTAAAAAGGATATGTTTAAACTAGCAGGAAATATTGACAAACATTTCAATATCGTTGGTGAAGAAAAAGATGCTGAGTCTGGTACAACACATGTGAAGTTAGTGGAGAAGCATAATAACATTCCTGTGTATGGTTCAGATCAAACGGTTGCGCTTGATAAAGAGAATAATGTAAAAGCATTTTTCGGACAAGTTATTCCGAATTTAGATGATAAAAATATTCCTGCATCTGCAAGTATTAGTGCGGAACAAGCAGAAACGATTGCAAAAGCTAATATTGAGAAAGAAATTGGTAAAGTAAAGAATTATGATGGTGTGAAAAAAGATTTATATGTGTATGAAAAAGATGGACAATACTATCTTGCATATCTTGTAAAAGCATCGGTTTCGAAACCAGCTCCAGGATATTGGCATTACTTTGTTGATGCAACAAATGGAAATGTTATTGAGAAATATAATGCTGTAGATAACATTACTGGATTTGGTTACGGAGTATTAGGCGCTAGACAATCATTTGAAATTGCTCAAGATACGAAAACAGGAGCGTTCAACTTATTTGATGGTACGCGAGGACAAGGTGTCCATACATTTGATGCAGAGAATATGGATGAAAACTGGTTTAATTTATTCTCACAAATTCTTGGATATACAGGAGAAGAAGTTGTAAGTAAATCTAAGTTCTTCGAAGATAAAGCGGCAGTTGATGCGCATGTGAACGCAGGAAAAGTATATGATTATTATAAAAAGACATTTAACCGTAACTCTTTCGATGATAAAGGTGCGAGACTTATTTCTACTGTTCACGTAGGTGAATCTTGGAATAACGCAGCTTGGAACGGTGTTCAGATGATGTATGGTGATGGCGATGGTAAGACATTCATTCCATTATCTGCTGGCCTAGACGTTATTGGCCACGAATTAACGCATGCTGTAACTGAAAATACAGCAAACCTTGTATATAAAGATGAGTCAGGAGCGTTAAATGAATCGTTATCTGATATTATGGGCGTCATGGTTGAGAAGAAGAGCTGGGATTTAGGGGCTGATATTTATACACCTGGTAAACCTGGTGATGCACTTCGTTCTCTGAAGGATCCAGCATCTATTCCAAATCCATTAAAACCAGGTGAAGGTTACCCAGATCACTATAATAAACGTTATACTGGAACAGCTGATAATGGCGGCGTTCATATTAACAGTAGTATTAACAATAAGGCGGCGTATTTAGTGTCTGAGGGCGGCACACATTACAATGTGAAAGTAACTGGAGTGGGCCGTGAAGCAACAGAAAAAATTTACTATCGTGCTCTTACAAAATATTTAACTGCAAACTCTGACTTTAAAATGATGCGTCAAGCTGCACTTCAATCAGCAGAAGATTTATATGGTAAAAACTCTAAAGCTGTACAAGCTGTAACGAAAGCTTATGAAGCTGTAGGAGTAAAATAATAAGAGAAAAAAGACCTGACTGGATTGTCAGGTCTTTTCCTTATTTAATCACGAATACCTAGTGCGATTTTCGCCATACGTGACATACGTTCTTTCGTCCATGGCGGATTCCATACAACGTTTACTTCTATTTCATTTACTTCGGGTACGTTCGTTGATAATACTTTTTTAACGTCTGATACGATTTGGCCAGCCATTGGACAACCGATAGAAGTCATTGTCATTGTAATGACAGCATTATTACTTTCATCTGCTGTAACGTCATAAACTAATCCAAGATTGATAATATCAACACCTAATTCAGGGTCAATAACAGCTTCTAAGTTCGCATATAACTTTTCTTCAAATGCTTGTTGTGACATGTAGAGCACCCCCTAAATATTAATGATATCGATTCTCATTATAACGGAAATACGTGCAATGTGCAGGGAATGAGCTCAAAAAAATATTCCTCCCAGAAAGAGGAATATTTTTTGAAAAGCTATTCAGTTTTAAAATGGGATACGAGTTGATCTAATTCTTCAACTGTTTGTTTCATTTGTTTTGCAGTTAGGGTCATTTCATTCATAACAAGGACTTTTTTCCCAGCAGATTGTGCTGTTGCGGCAGTTTCACTTGATACTTCATTAGAAATTGAAGTGATGTTATTGAGTGAAGCATTCATTTCTTCAGCACTTGCAGCCATTTCTTCAGCAGTTGCTGATATGTCTTGAATTTGAGTAGACACTGTATTCACTTGACCAACGATTGTTGTGAAAGAAGAGCCGGCCTCACGAATGACGTTAATACCTTCAAATGCTTCGGAACGACCTTGAGACATCATAGAGCTAGCAGTTTCTGTGTCATTTTGAATTTGATGTAGCAATTGGTTAATATCTGTTGCAGCTGTTTTTGATTGTTCAGCAAGTTTACGAACTTCATCAGCTACGACAGCAAATCCTTTTCCTTGTTCGCCGGCACGAGCAGCTTCAATAGAAGCATTTAATGCAAGTAGATTTGTTTGTTCAGCGATATTAGAAATAGATTGTACAGCTGTATCGATATATTTTGTATGAGTGATTAGACGTTCGACTACTTCTGATGTAGCATTTACAGCTTCGTGAATCGTTGTCATTTGTGTAATAGATTTCTGGATAACAGTATTTCCATCGTTAGCATGTTCAGATGTGGTAACAGCTAGCTCGGCCACAGACGAAGCTGATTCTGCAATACGCTGAACACTTAATGCCATATCATCCATTGCAGTAGAGCTTTCTTCCATACTAGAAGTTTGCGATTGAATGCTTGCATTTAAATTGGACATCGAGCTTTGAACTTTTATTGTCGCATCAAGCGATGTATTGGTCTTTTCCAGCATATCTTCAGAAGCATTTTGTACTTCCACAGAAGTTTTTTGAACACGATTAATGATATGTTGCAGGTTTTCTAACATTTTATTAAATGATGTTGCAATTGCACCAATTTCATCATTGCTATTTACTTGTAGGCGAGCTGTTAGGTCACCCTCTTGAGAAGATAGCTCTTTTAGCTTAGTATCAATTTGCTGAATTGGTTTTACAAGCTTACCAGAGAACCACCATGCAAGGATAATTGCAACGACAATACATATAACAAGTGATAAGAATACAACGTATTCAATTAGTAGTGATGATTGGTCAATTTTTTCAATGGATTGATCACGTAACTTAGCTTGTTCGTTGCTATAGTTCGTGAAATCACCAATAACTTTATAAACCGTACCATTTTCTTTAGAAGCAACTTGTAATGCTTCTTCCCATTTTTGTTCTTTTGCAAGAGAGAAAACCTTTTCTTCAACAAATTTTCTCCAAGTAGAGCCTAGTTCTATAGTATCTTTTACAGATTGGGATACGTTAGGGTTAGAAAGAAGTTGTGCTTTATTATCTTCAAGAAGCTTACTTATTTCATGAAACTTGTCTAATTCGACTTGATCGTGTTGGAGTAAATAACCTCTTAAAGCTGAAAGTTGTACTTGATACGCGTCTCCATGTTCTTTTAATTCTGTTGCAAGAGGGGAAATATCTTTTTGTAGTGCTTCAGCTTTATGAGATTGGTCAACAGCAAAGATTAAAATAAAAGCTAATGCGATGCCAAATAAAGCGCAAATCGTTCCCATCATGAACAGAAGTTTTTTTCTAATGCTCATAAAATTCATATGATAAAAAAGCCTCCCTTTTTTAAAGATCTTAGTATTAGAATTAATTCATATAAAAAATTAAAAGAAAACCTTACTCCTAAAGGAACAAAGCTTTCTTCTTTCCTTTAGGCATTATAGCAGACAGTGGAAGAGAGAGAAAGATATATATATTTTAAAGTGAAAAAGAGGGTGAAAAAAGTAATCCCTCGTTATTGTGAAGTTATTAATCTATTCAATGAAAATTATAGCAGATACCGGAAAGAGGCAGATAAGTAGAAGTAAATGTTATTAAAATGGATACATTTATATATCAAAAATTCTTAAATAAAAATAAGAAATCCTATTGTAATTCGAAATAACATCCTGTATACTTCTAATTAGTTGATAACGATTATCACTATCAACTGAAGCATTACTCTTCGTTATGTTGGTCATACCCCTTTTTGACGACGTAAGTCAGAGACGAATGTTGAAATATCTTGTGTCCTATTCTACAGAATTATGGTAATCTCCAACCTCAACTTATATGCGTAAGCATGCAAAAAAAAGGATCCTATCCGTGAAGGGATCCTTTTTTGCATGTTGTCGCAATTAATGTATATAGACCGGGTATACGTTTTTCAATTCCTTCGGGTGAAGTAGAAGGGAAGACCCATCTTTGATGAGATCCGTGTTCTTCAATCAATTTTTCAACCTTGAAATTTGTTTCTCCCATTGCTGTAATAACTTCTCCTAGTGTCCAGCGCCTAATTTTTGTTCTCGGTAAAGCGTATTTCTGTGATTCCGTAAGGAGAGTACTATAAGCTACGTCATCTTCAATAAGTTCTTCATCGAAATAATTTCCATTTGCTCGAAATGATGGATGATCTACTCCTAATAATTTTGTATAAACGGGATGATAGTCACGCAGTATAAATGTCCCATCTTGTTTTAGTAAGTGAGAGATTATATGAAAGAGTGGTTTTAAGTCTAAAAAGTAATGGAGCACGCCAAGTTCCAGTAACACGATATCAAATGATTGGGATAGATTTAAATCTAGTACATCGGAAACGATATACTGAATAGAGACGTCAGCCGCTTCGGCTAGTTCGGTTGCATATTTTTTATTACTTGCTGAAATATCTACAACTGTTACATCGGCTCCTAAAAGAGCAAGAGCAACCGCTTTATTTCCTTTTGACCCGAGTAAGTTAATAATACGTTTTCCTTTTGGAGATTGTATGTAAGGTAAATAGTGATCTACCTCGCGCGTAGGATCTTCCATGAGCTTTTTTGCATAATCCGCTGGCGCCCCGTGGCGATTTGTCCAAGCTTCATAAGCAGCTGCATTCCAACTTTTTTCATTAATCGTGCTTAGTTGCTTTTGATTCAATATTATCACTCCTTTTGTGAACATATAGTTATTCGGTGAATGAGTGGGATTTCCTGTTTTTTTGAATTAAAGTTTGATTTTTCTGTTATTAAGTCGTAAAATACGTGTTATACATAAAAGCGTTGAAAAGGAAAAGTAGAATGGAATCATTCTTTCCAGAGAGCTTCGGTAGCTGAGAAGAAGCAAGAATATTCATTTGAACAATGGCCTTTGAGCTTCGTCCTGAACTTATCAAATGATAATAGTAGGCGGCGACGAGAGTTGGTACTCGTTATCAAAACCACAGTATAAGAGCATATAGCTCCGTACTTGTTAAGGCTAATTATGTGAGTAATTGGCGAAATAAGGTGGTAACGCGACTGTTTATACAGCCCCGCCCTTATCTTTTTTAAGATAAGGGTGGGGCTTTTTATATTTAAAAGGAGGAATTTAAGATGAGTATTTTTATTGGAGGCGCTTGGCCGTATGTGAATGGTTCGTTACACCTTGGGCATATTGCGAGTTTGTTACCTGGAGATATTTTAGCACGATATTATCGGGCAAAAGGTGAGAATGTGTTGTATGTTTCGGGAAGTGATTGTAATGGAACACCGATTGCAATTAGAGCAAAACAAGAAGGGGTTACAGTAAAGCAAATAGCTGATCAATATCATGAAGAATTCGAGCGATGTTTTCATAATCTTGGTTTTACGTATGATTACTATACACGCACAGATAGTGAGCATCATCATGAAACTGTTCAAAAAGTCTTTTTGAGACTATTAGAAGAAGGTTATATTTATAAAAAAGTCGTTGAACAGGCTTATTGCGAAACGTGTACGCAATTTTTACCGGATCGATATGTAGAAGGTATTTGTCCGCATTGCCATGAAGCAGCGAGGGGCGATCAATGTGATGCTTGTTCCGCTATTTTAGATCCACTCGATTTGTTAGAAAAGAAATGTAAGTTATGCGGTAGTACGCCATCAGTACAGGAAACAGAGCATTTCTATTTTGCATTGCATAAATTTCAACAACAAATTAAAGCGGCTGTAGAAATTGCAAAGCAGAAAGGAGCATGGCGCGACAATGCAATTCAATTAACAGAGAGATATTTAAAGGAAGGATTACAAGATAGGGCAGTATCACGTGATTTACCAATCGGGGTACCAATTCCTTTGGAAGGATATGAAGATAAGAAAATTTACGTATGGATTGAAGCGGTGACAGGGTATTATTCAGCGAGTAAACACTGGGCTGAAGAAACAGAGAAAGCGGATCAAGAGTTTTGGGATAGAGATGCGAAAACATATTATGTACATGGCAAGGATAATATTCCGTTTCATTCAATCATTTGGCCAGCGGTATTACTTGGAATAGGAGAAGAAGCGATCCCGCGTCATATCGTTTCGAATGAGTATTTAACAGTAGAAAAAAGAAAGTTATCGACAAGTAAAAACTGGGCAGTATGGGTACCTAATATATTGGAACGCTATAATCCAGATTCTATTCGTTACTTTTTAACAGTAAATGCACCAGAAAATCGTGATACTGATTTTTCATGGCGTGAATTCATTTACAGTCATAATAGTGAACTATTAGGTGCATACGGGAACTTTGTGAATCGGACGTTGAAGTTCATTGAAAAGTATTATGATGGCATTGTGCCAAAAGCAAATATTAATATAGAGCTGAGAGATAAGGTAGAAGGATTATATAAAGGTGTAGGAGAGGCGATTGAACAAACTAAATTTAAGGTGGCGTTAGAAACAATATTTGATGCAGTACGCTTTGCAAATAAATATTTTGATGAAAAGCAGCCTTGGAAACAAAGAGAAGAGGACCCAGTTTCATGTGAGGAAACAATTTATAATTGTGTTTACCTGATAGCAAACTTTGCACAACTGCTTGAACCATTTTTACCGTTTTCAAGTGAAAGAGTTAGAAATACATTATCGAGTGTTAAAGTAAATTGGGAACCTCAAAATACGTTGCCAAACCGAATTGATAATGTGCAGCCATTATTTGAGCGAATCGATGTAAAACAAATTGAACATGAGGTAGAGAAGTTATATGGAGCGGTAAAGTAAAATATAAGGAAAAGACCTTTCAAATAAAGTGAAACTTTAATCAGTGGGGGTTTTGTTCATCCCCCACTGATTATTAGTTGAACCAATCGGGCTTTTACGGGCAGTTGATCCCCCACCTAAATTCTTTGCTTTCTCTGAATTTTGAGGTGGGGGTCTTAATGCCCGTTAATGCGGGATAAAGGAAAGGTCTTTTGTTATGCTGTATAATACTCTTTCTTATCTTTCAAAAAGAAAAGCAAGGATTACGAGAATAATAGCCGCAATAATGTTATTTTGAAGGTAGTATTAAAGTTTAACATATCGTAACTTTATTCACATTTATATACAAGTTGATGTTTTCACGCACTATGCACACGATTATGTTTTTTTTCTTTCCTAGCAGTAAGTGGTTGCGGTGTAAAAATACCGAGTAATATAACCACGATCCCAATCCACTGCATTAGCGATACAACTTCATGAACAAGTGTAATAGAAGCGATAATTGCTGTTGGTAATTCAGCTGCACCTAATATTGTACCAAGTCCCGTTCCGACTTTTGGTACGCCAATTGAAAAACAAATGACAGGTATAATAACCCCGAACAATCCAAGGAAGAAAGCATATTTCCATAGGCCTGCTTGTAAGGCACCATCTGTTAAAAAGGTAGGCGGGAAAAATAAGCATACAATAAGAGTAGCACTCGTTGTCATAAGAAAGCTTTTCATATAAGGCGGAACATCTGTAGCAACACGCCCGCTTACAAATACATAGAATGAGAAAGAGACGGCAGCTAATAGCCCGAAGATAATACCTTTCGTAGAAAAGTTTTGTCCAAGACCTTCAAATACTCCACCAGCAAACAATGTACCAGTAAATAAAATAATAATAGATATAACTTTCTCACGGCTTGGGAATGTTCGGTTGGCAATCGCTTCGATGACTACACCAATCCAAGTGAACTGAAAGAGTAAAACGACAGCGATAGAGGCTGGCAGTTCTTCTACAGAAATAGCATAGAAAATACCTGTCATACTCATTGTTGTGCCGACTGTTAGTAACGAAAAGAATTGGTTTTTTGATACTTTATGACGTGAAAAGAAAAGAACGAGTAAAAGTAGTCCAATCCATCCGAAGACATATTGTCCTCCTAGTAATTGGTGTGATGAAAATCCTTCGATGAATCCGAGTTTAAAAATAGTTGAAAGTACGCCGTAGCTACAAGCGCCGAATAAAACTAGTAATGAATACTTAAATTTCTCCATGTGAAAACCTCCTTATATAAAGTGAAACTTTAATCAGTGGGGTTTTGTTCATCCCCCACTGATTATCAGCCCGCACCAATCGGGCTTTTACGGGCAGCCTGACTCCCACCTAACTTCTTTGCTCCAGCCGAATTTTGAGGTGGGAGTTTTACTGCCCACAAATAGCGGGATAAATAAAAAACGCCCGTTATCCTAATAAGGACAACGGGCGAACGAAACAGAGTCAGAGACTCTACAAAATTCCGCCACTCATACGAAGTATGAGTTTGGGGTATGAAATTATAGTAGTAGTTTACATTGCTTTTGGAAAGACAATTGAGCATTTTACACCTTGAGGTGTGTTTTGTATTCCATAAGGAAACTGATGTTTATCTAGTATTTGTTTTACAATATATAATCCAAGACCGCTACCTTGTACTAAACCGTTGTTTCCAGGATTAGCGCGATAGAAAGGCTCAAATAAATGAGCGAGTTTGTCCTCATCAATTTGTGAACCTGTATTTAATACCTCTAATGCGTAACCGTTCGGTTTTTCATAAAGCTTTATATATACATGCTGATGATCGATTGTATAATGAATTGCATTTGAAATAATGTTAAAAATAGCAGTTTGAATAAATTTAGAATCAGCTAAAATTTGTACGTCTTGTTTAATATTAGATTGAACATTTAATTGCTTTACAGATATAAAATAATCTACTTTCTTCATAACGTCCTCAATGATGTTAGATAGTGAAATAACTTCTAAATTCGGTTTGAATTGAGGGTTTTGCATTTTGGATAATTCTGACATCTCTTCCGTTAATACGTTAATATCCTGCATCATCTCGTAGGAACGTTTTAAGTATTTATCTCTATCTTTGTAAGCACCGATTCCGTGAATCATACCATCTAGTTGTCCCATAACGGCTGCGATAGGTGTTTTTAATTCATGGGATACCATAGACATAAATTCTTTGCGAGATTGTTCTAATTGTTGTTCTTTCTTAAGCTCATTTCGTAAATCTTTATTTGTTTCGTGTAGATTCTTCACAATGGTTGGGACTTGTGAAGCCGCTACTTGCAAATTAAAATCTGTTTGATCTGTATTTTTGTTAGGTGATTGCTGATCTGAAAAGTCCAGATTTATAATATCTTTTAAAGTATCACTCATATATTGAAAAGGTTTGGCAATTAGTTTGGTATAAACTAAAGAACCGAGCAGAGATAATGCAAGCATTGTTGCACCAATATTTGGAGCTAATTGTTGCATTATCTCTGCTAAACTTGGATTATCGTGTGTTTCGTTTGTTTTCTTTGCTGCATTTTGTGTATGTAAGGAATCAGTGTTAGCCGCTGTTTGTTCTGCTTTAGTATGTAATTCACTTTTGTTACTTTTCTCCGAAAGATTTGCTACATTTTCTTTTGCTTTTGTAGTTTGGCTAGGTTGCAAAAGATGATTAATAGCCGTAGAGAGTGTTTTGAAATCTATAATAGATGACTGGAAATTTGAGATACTACCCTCTGAAAAAACTTTACTCTGTTCTCTTTTATTTTGTTCGTTTTTTGTAACTGAATCCGCATGTTCCGCAGTTTGAGTTTCAGGGTTTTTCGCATAACGCCCTTTATCATAGTTTAAAGCTAGAAAATAAATGATTTGATAAAGACAAATTGATAAAAGAACACAAAACAATAGGGTTTTGATGAAAATATTTTTGGTGATGTTATCCTTGCTATGCTTCGATTTTGTAGCCAATGCCTTTCACCGTTTTAATATAA
Proteins encoded:
- a CDS encoding DedA family protein yields the protein MLGELIHSVLVFLEGLGYWGIMLGLMLEVIPSEIVLSYAGYLVSTGSITFWGAVAFGTIGGVIAQLFIYWIGRYGGRPVLERYGKYILIQKKHIDYAEAWFNRYGTGVIFTARFIPVVRHAISIPAGIAKMSHAKFITLTTLAVIPWSIVFVYLGFKLGSEWESINKVAGPYVKYFALAAIVCAIGYFIFKKMMKKK
- a CDS encoding DUF3920 family protein, with protein sequence MELQFQNVYQQVENWYVLDSELPWDVKKLRNDLFSLIEVSATPVIFCDTCDANHVLLSLGEEEEEFLFPVGGFYHKEKQLIFVCMWEEYEQVLKTLLHEFRHAMQHKDDVLYVGNELYEERWIEKDARYFAERKLDEYKNRNLI
- a CDS encoding MarR family transcriptional regulator, which gives rise to MKAEERLGLLLWFRLSRFYNRSIRETNQHLKKWNVSAAQFDVLVQIGGHDRLTQQELGNKLFVTKGNVTQLLNKMEQLDWIQREQEGTTKYISLTKKGKVLYEEIVPPQETFQAEKFDKLNREEQKQLLELLKKLQ
- a CDS encoding pirin family protein, with product MFRKVDHKNMGRANHGWLNTHFHFSFANYYNPNNMNFGAVRVMNDDLIAAQTGFDMHPHRDMEIVSYVIDGELTHEDSMGNRGTIERGHVQYMSAGTGVFHSEHNLGSETLRLLQIWILPDRDGHKPNYGEFKFDWSKRENEWFHMVSPSDGDAPIHIHQDANLYSLSLEAGKEIHFPVQEGRQLYLVQIEGSSVVNDETLVMRDAAEVVEEDIRIQAKENSHYLAIEMKMQ
- a CDS encoding M4 family metallopeptidase, with amino-acid sequence MKKQVISSALALTVIASGFGAFGATTTKAEEQKVQYHQEFKTPAYIGEEWKAPEGLDKKETVFQYLESKKDMFKLAGNIDKHFNIVGEEKDAESGTTHVKLVEKHNNIPVYGSDQTVALDKENNVKAFFGQVIPNLDDKNIPASASISAEQAETIAKANIEKEIGKVKNYDGVKKDLYVYEKDGQYYLAYLVKASVSKPAPGYWHYFVDATNGNVIEKYNAVDNITGFGYGVLGARQSFEIAQDTKTGAFNLFDGTRGQGVHTFDAENMDENWFNLFSQILGYTGEEVVSKSKFFEDKAAVDAHVNAGKVYDYYKKTFNRNSFDDKGARLISTVHVGESWNNAAWNGVQMMYGDGDGKTFIPLSAGLDVIGHELTHAVTENTANLVYKDESGALNESLSDIMGVMVEKKSWDLGADIYTPGKPGDALRSLKDPASIPNPLKPGEGYPDHYNKRYTGTADNGGVHINSSINNKAAYLVSEGGTHYNVKVTGVGREATEKIYYRALTKYLTANSDFKMMRQAALQSAEDLYGKNSKAVQAVTKAYEAVGVK
- a CDS encoding metal-sulfur cluster assembly factor; the encoded protein is MSQQAFEEKLYANLEAVIDPELGVDIINLGLVYDVTADESNNAVITMTMTSIGCPMAGQIVSDVKKVLSTNVPEVNEIEVNVVWNPPWTKERMSRMAKIALGIRD
- a CDS encoding methyl-accepting chemotaxis protein; the encoded protein is MNFMSIRKKLLFMMGTICALFGIALAFILIFAVDQSHKAEALQKDISPLATELKEHGDAYQVQLSALRGYLLQHDQVELDKFHEISKLLEDNKAQLLSNPNVSQSVKDTIELGSTWRKFVEEKVFSLAKEQKWEEALQVASKENGTVYKVIGDFTNYSNEQAKLRDQSIEKIDQSSLLIEYVVFLSLVICIVVAIILAWWFSGKLVKPIQQIDTKLKELSSQEGDLTARLQVNSNDEIGAIATSFNKMLENLQHIINRVQKTSVEVQNASEDMLEKTNTSLDATIKVQSSMSNLNASIQSQTSSMEESSTAMDDMALSVQRIAESASSVAELAVTTSEHANDGNTVIQKSITQMTTIHEAVNATSEVVERLITHTKYIDTAVQSISNIAEQTNLLALNASIEAARAGEQGKGFAVVADEVRKLAEQSKTAATDINQLLHQIQNDTETASSMMSQGRSEAFEGINVIREAGSSFTTIVGQVNTVSTQIQDISATAEEMAASAEEMNASLNNITSISNEVSSETAATAQSAGKKVLVMNEMTLTAKQMKQTVEELDQLVSHFKTE
- a CDS encoding methyltransferase domain-containing protein — translated: MNQKQLSTINEKSWNAAAYEAWTNRHGAPADYAKKLMEDPTREVDHYLPYIQSPKGKRIINLLGSKGNKAVALALLGADVTVVDISASNKKYATELAEAADVSIQYIVSDVLDLNLSQSFDIVLLELGVLHYFLDLKPLFHIISHLLKQDGTFILRDYHPVYTKLLGVDHPSFRANGNYFDEELIEDDVAYSTLLTESQKYALPRTKIRRWTLGEVITAMGETNFKVEKLIEEHGSHQRWVFPSTSPEGIEKRIPGLYTLIATTCKKGSLHG